The DNA sequence AACAAATCAAAGGCTACAACTAAATCCTGCTTATCCTTTATAAATCTATTGCAATGGTTGCATATTATAAACTTTTCTTTCTCTTCCATTTTAACCCCACCCTAACAATTATTTTAAATAAATTATTGTAGCATCTTCAAATTTGTAGGTCAAAATTTCTCTTTTTATCTTCATCGCAATTTCTATGTTCCTTTCAGAAGCAAAATCACCAGATTTATTTTTGAATACAACAAAAACATTATATATTTCATTGCCCTCATCATAGGCAACATGATGATAAGCATAAGAGAGTCCCTGTTTTTTGAATTCATAAAAGGCTTCCTTTATATTTACAAGTTTCTCTTTATTTTCATAATTCGAGATGTTGTTTTTCAAAACATCATTTATCACGTTTTTGATGCATTTGTCCGCAGTTGCATTCTTTGCTGAAACCCTTAATCCAAATAATATTACATTTAAAACAAGCAGAAAAGCAAAAAATTTTATTATCGGCGGCATTTTCTTAACCATTCCCATCACCCCACATTTATCCTTTATTTAATTTTACCACACTAAAAAGATAAATAAACACATAAATTGTCAAACAATTCAAGAAGTCAAGAAATCAAGTGAATGTCACCATTGCACTTTGGTAAGTCGTGGGTCTGCACGCCATACGAACATGCCGCTGTTCCAGAGGAAGTTTCCTTTTTCTAAGAAGGAGGCGGCAACGTCAATATTAGGTTTTTCAATGAAACGCTTAACTTTAAAAACTCCTTCTTCTACGCTGTCGCCTATTTCAATATAGCCGTAGCCTGATTCAGGGCGTGTTGGTGTTATTCCGAATGTTACAAGATTATCCCCGTCCTGAGCTACATCGATTGCCTTTATGATAGCTTTTTCAAAATCCTCTTGCGCTTGAATGACATGGTCGGATGGAAGAACTACCATTGTTGCATCAAAGTCTCGTTTCAATAGTTTAATTGCAGCAAGGCCTATACAGGATGCTGTTTCCTTGTTTAATGGTTCTTTGAATATATTACCACTTTTAATTTTTAATATTTCATTAATCTTATCTACATAAATATTATTAGTAACTATACAAATTCTGTCATTAGGGATGATGTTTGAAATCCTATCGACAGTGTTTTCAATCATCGTCTTTTCGCCAATTACCTTTAAGAATTGCTTTGGTAAATTCTTTCTTGATTTTGGCCAGAATCTAAGTCCTAATCCTCCAGATAATATTACAGCATAAATCATACAAAATCACCCCGCATATTTTATAATATGCAGGGTATAAAAATTTGACACTTTATTTGTATATATCTGAAAACTCAATGTTTATACTTTCAACATGAGATTTTGTGGCATTTCTGCTCATTAATTCAGAGTTTTCCACCTTTAATTTTGTAGGTATGTCAATAATAAATTCGCTGCCTTCATTCAACTTGCTCCTGACCTTTACTTTTCCTCCATGCATCTCAACGAGCGATTTAACAAGAGCTAAGCCTATTCCACTTCCTTCTCGGTTTCTATTCAAAGACTTATCCACCTGTCTAAATCTTTCAAACACTATTCCTATTTTATCTTTTGGAATTCCAATTCCTGTATCCTTAACACAAATCCTTATATAATCCTTTTTATCATACAAATTGACATATATATATCCGTCCTTATCTGTAAACTTCACTGCATTTGATATAAGGTTTAACAATATCCTTTCAATTTTATCTGGGTCAAATGCAATAAACTTTTCTTCAATTTCAGTATCAAATATTATGTTCAATCCATATGATTCTACATAATCAG is a window from the Caloramator mitchellensis genome containing:
- a CDS encoding mannose-1-phosphate guanylyltransferase: MIYAVILSGGLGLRFWPKSRKNLPKQFLKVIGEKTMIENTVDRISNIIPNDRICIVTNNIYVDKINEILKIKSGNIFKEPLNKETASCIGLAAIKLLKRDFDATMVVLPSDHVIQAQEDFEKAIIKAIDVAQDGDNLVTFGITPTRPESGYGYIEIGDSVEEGVFKVKRFIEKPNIDVAASFLEKGNFLWNSGMFVWRADPRLTKVQW